From one Orcinus orca chromosome 10, mOrcOrc1.1, whole genome shotgun sequence genomic stretch:
- the BNIP5 gene encoding protein BNIP5 yields the protein MQSPPVGRYGPKLPWDRSDFHGLSAMELPRGPRKPLSGRRARSLDRLQNPQKDSESRDCWCISRPTSPSRRLLRRTASDGAKCPKSPAQSAEAQRTTAAALSPEETRKFLPSEHRPPQDTKKDKAQGRAQQGWLKTMMNFVSGTSPEEPKEKTNKRAKGKEGFPEPAETPETPGEPAPRKKAHSKKASRKKHGHKKHGAEETKGIRDQEAKGQEAKMAGASCCEEADLGPAAGGGEVSDLPQFSLLEGGGAGVRKVSSQATGRQGEEELGKPDSESESSYTLRLWIFQASLRRTSPCNVVLLPHPTFQRLTGCICFLPEDTIIQKIAGFLKKVGDQWEEEVRGKLSAQMPRGLLPSPPPPCSSPPVLLGLSAPLLQALSPPLPGAALKPLVAPQLLLGELSPLLKVRGLTQFLSSPPQQHQASQPEVAPQNPAPGFRKKPQERKSSLKKAFSHKKHGFEEPKRAQAADVSSPESRPPKRPSFLPLCVGGHRPSSSSSPGVEKPEFQETLSTDGGDPSPFELSNPAGSRGPEEDLQLDRASEFKEFIQEIMDLLQDAEEQGGDKQLQVQEAQVAVGNLAPTSRKKSQEKKSSFRKAFSHKKHGLKEPKRGAAAGAASPESRPSKRPSFLPLCVGGHRHSISSNPDPEDVEFQESSPAEGGPVGSSEAPSQARSHKPEAGPQPHGANESKELIIQKLVALLQEVDGQLGEQFRQHPNFKKFFYKLPDSSLRNLVATLRPQEAHSTEPKRPYPFVFGLANKCAGSNHQAVLSLTGLHYRRPSFSQFPYREDQQVRKRNMA from the exons ATGCAGAGCCCCCCAGTTGGAAGGTACGGACCAAAATTGCCCTGGGACAGGAGTGACTTTCATGGTCTGAG TGCAATGGAGCTGCCGCGGGGCCCAAGGAAGCCTCTGTCAGGGAGGAGAGCCAGGTCTCTGGACAGGCTGCAGAACCCCCAGAAGGATTCAGAGTCACGGGACTGCTGGTGCATTTCCCGGCCCACCAGCCCCTCCAGAAGGCTGCTGCGCCGGACGGCCAGCGATGGGGCCAAATGTCCCAAGAGCCCAGCTCAGTCTGCGGAGGCTCAGCGCACCACGGCTGCAGCCCTCAGCCCAGAGGAGACCAGGAAGTTTCTCCCCAGTGAGCACAGGCCTCCGCAGGACACCAAGAAGGACAAGGCCCAGGGTCGGGCCCAGCAGGGGTGGCTGAAGACCATGATGAACTTCGTATCTGGGACGAGCCCTGAGGAGCCCAAGGAAAAGACCAACAAGAGGGCCAAGGGGAAGGAGGGCTTCCCCGAGCCTGCAGAAACCCCCGAGACACCGGGCGAGCCAGCTCCCAGGAAGAAAGCCCACAGCAAGAAGGCCAGCCGCAAGAAACACGGTCACAAGAAACAtggtgctgaggaaaccaagggcATCCGAGAtcaggaggccaaagggcaggagGCCAAGATGGCTGGTGCCTCATGCTGCGAGGAGGCTGATCTGGGCCCAGCAGCTGGGG GAGGGGAAGTTTCTGACCTCCCCCAGTTCTCCCTCCTTGAAGGTGGAGGTGCTGGAGTCCGGAAGGTTTCTTCCCAAGCCACAGGTCGCCAGGGAGAAGAGGAGCTCGGAAAGCCTGACAGTGAGTCAGAATCTTCTTA TACCCTTCGCCTGTGGATCTTCCAAGCCTCTCTCAGAAGGACCAGCCCCTGTAATGTGGTGCTTCTCCCACACCCCACCTTCC AAAGATTAACTGGGtgcatttgttttcttccagagGATACCATCATCCAGAAGATAGCGGGATTTCTCAAAAAAGTGGGAGACCAGTGGGAAGAAGAGGTGAGGGGCAAACTGTCTGCACAGATGCCCAGGGGCCTgctgccttcccctcctcctccttgctcGAGCCCACCTGTCCTTCTGGGCCTCAGCGCTCCCCTGCTCCAGGCTCTGTCACCTCCCTTGCCTGGGGCCGCCCTGAAGCCCTTGGTTGCCCCTCAGTTGCTTCTTGGGGAGCTTTCCCCTCTCCTCAAGGTCAGGGGCTTGACCCAGTTTCTCTCATCTCCCCCACAGCAGCATCAAGCCTCTCAGCCAGAGGTGGCTCCTCAAAACCCAGCACCAGGCTTCAGGAAGAAACCCCAAGAGAGAAAGTCTAGCCTCAAGAAAGCCTTTTCTCATAAGAAACATGGTTTTGAGGAGCCCAagagagcacaggctgcagatgtTTCCAGCCCAGAGTCCCGGCCGCCCAAGAGGCCCAGCTTTCTGCCCCTGTGTGTTGGTGGCCATCGACCCTCCAGCTCCAGCAGCCCAG GTGTGGAAAAACCTGAATTCCAAGAGACTCTGTCTACAGATGGTGGGGATCCAAGTCCCTTCGAGCTTTCCAACCCAGCAGGAAGCCGGGGACCCGAAGAGGACCTGCAGCTGGACAGAGCCTCGGAATTCA AGG aatttatcCAGGAGATCATGGACCTACTCCAAGATGCAGAGGAGCAGGGGGGAGACAAG CAActtcaagtccaggaggcacaagTGGCTGTAGGAAACCTGGCCCCAACCTCCagaaagaaatcacaagagaaaaagtCCAGTTTCAGAAAAGCCTTTTCTCATAAGAAACATGGCTTGAAGGAGCCCAAGAGAGGGGCTGCTGCAGGTGCTGCCAGTCCAGAGTCCCGGCCGTCAAAGAGGCCCAGCTTTCTGCCCCTGTGTGTTGGTGGCCATCGACACTCTATCTCCAGCAACCCTG ATCCGGAGGATGTGGAGTTCCAGGAGTCCTCGCCTGCAGAAGGGGGGCCAGTTGGATCCTCAGAAGCACCCTCCCAGGCCAGAAGCCACAAGCCAGAAGCAGGACCTCAGCCACATGGAGCAAATGAATCTA aGGAGCTGATCATCCAGAAGCTGGTGGCCCTTCTCCAAGAAGTGGATGGCCAGTTGGGGGAGCAG TTCAGGCAACACCCCAACTTTAAGAAGTTTTTCTACAAGCTTCCAGACTCTTCCCTCAGAAATCTCGTAGCCACCCTGCGCCCCCAGGAGGCCCACTCCACGGAGCCCAAGAGACCCTACCCGTTTGTCTTTGGCTTGGCTAACAAATGTGCTGGCAGCAATCACCAAGCCGTCCTCAGCCTCACGGGCCTACACTACAGGCGACCGAGTTTTAGCCAGTTCCCATACAGGGAGGACCAGCAGGTGAGAAAGCGCAATATGGCATGA